The nucleotide window GGGGGAAACAATTTCCTCCacatttttcccaaaattgGTAAAATCGTAAAATTCGCTCTTCTTGCTAAACCCCTTTGCAGTGTTGTCCTTTTGGTCCTTTCccttggcaatttttttttctgctgaTGGGCCCAAGTTACAATTTTGctgcttttccttcccaGGTCTGCTCACCAAGTGTGAtgtgctgctcccccctgTGAGAGCGCCCATGCGTCTAAGATTGTTTTTCCTTGGAGATGCTGCCTCAGAGGAGCAAGGTAATTTTCGAGGCGATCCTTCGGTGTTAAGCGCATCCACTTCTTGTTCTAAgccgttttccttttcccacTCCTTTCCCACCTTGCTACCCTTGGAAAGCTGGTAAAATCGTTCTATCACACTCGGGTGGGACTTGTCAATCATCCGCTCACTTCTCCCACTGTCGTAGCTTctcttttctccctttccccttcttACCTCTACATGCGACGTTTTAGTGCCTTCCTCCGTTTGATTAGCGGTcggttcttcttcccttcgAGGAGGTTCCCCCGATGAGCCTCCTTCATCCAGACTTTGGGCACCATTCTCAACCGCTTTGCAGCTTTGCCTATCCGTCTTAAAGCTCCCACAGGGGTGGTCACCATCCCGATTGCTCTTCCTCGCATATGAATCTTCAAACGTGTTAGaggctccttttttgttttctccttccttgtgttcttttttccccctaaaATTTTTACTGTGATAAATTTCTactctcccttttccctcctccacgttatgctctcccttttgggaACCATTATGCGCACTAACCAGAGGGTCCAACTGATCCCTCGGGGGGCCACTCACAAGGGCGAAGTCTTCGTCTCTCTtacctcctccccctttaaaGACATGCCCTGAAGAACTTCTGTCTAACTGCCTACAGGAACCCAGTTCACCCTCTGGACGGTTCCAATTTTCtcgcttaaccgcttctGCTTCTACCCCCCTTGGTAGAGAAAAACTTTTTATAGTAACCTGCTCGCCTTTCTTATCATCTACGATCTTTACGATAGAGCTGCGTAAAGGGGAACTCAATTGGATGTCTCTTGagtcctcccttttttgaccATCCTTTGGAAAAGGCCCCTCTGTTTTGTTACCTCCGCGTGGATTCCTCACCTCCGTAAGGTACTCTTTAAAGTTAGTCACATggtgcccccctccccatttaGCTTCTTTACTCTTTGGATAACTCCCCTCCAATGCAGATTTTCTTGGTAAAGTGAATTTTTTAGGCGTGCCAATTCGGATTGCGCTTCCTTCGGGCCTTCCACCTACAACGGGTGCACCTCTCTTAAGGGAACATTTCAGAGGGCCCTTTCTATCAAAATGGGTAGCTACACCCTTGGGACCTTTTTTCACAAGAGGGTTTTTTCCGCCAGGCTGCTTCATCCATCTGCTACACACATTGACATTCCATTTGGCGAAAGGGGAACTCTTTCCAAACTTATTAGCATTGTTAGTTCCACCCTTTGTGGGAACCCTTAAAAGGGCATCTTCCAACATGAGGCCTTTTCCTCCCTTGTGGTTGCTGTCCTCATTAATGAGCTTCTCCCGCTCTTCAGCGAAAAAGACGCGCTTCCTTTCCTGAGCCCACTCGGAGTGAACACCTACCACCTCATGTTGATAATCTTGCTTGGAGAAACTCCACCCCATGTTGGGAAAAGGGATGAATCTGTCCACCAGGTTATTGCCATACCGTTCTCCACTCGCCTCTCCATCTGAAGCGCAATAATCATATATCCTTTCTATCCTTgaaaatagttttttttccttctcgaCTGCTTTCTTTATCCCCATGGGATTTTTCACACCTGTCAACTCGACTTTGTACCTTACGCTTACCTTTTTGCGCGCCCCCCGAAAGTTCCTCTCCTCCCGCTGCTGATGATGCTGCTCCTGCTTATGATgattccccccctcctcgtAGTTTCTCACTACCAGCATGGTCAGCGGCAGGCTCCTTGGGGCATCATCCAAATAGACCCTTTCCAGTTTGTCCATACCCccgttttcccccctccccaagTCTTCCTTCTGTTGCTCCTGTTTCCATTCCCCCGttgtgtttccccttttccctcttcccccctttcgaaTTCCCTTTTCATCCCTTTTCAGGTTCTTCCTAATTAATGTGTGGCCATTCTTCACGCATCTCCCCTCTACCCTCACGTACCTGAAGAAAAGGTTTAACATACTTTCGGCTTCACCGTCccagttttcctttttcaataTTCTGCAAATCTGCCCCTGAACGTATTCGCGTCTTCTCAAAAGTGCGTCGTCGCTATGTTCGCTCTCGGCATTGATAGGAGGCTGCTCGCTCTGTAGTAACTCATCTGGGAGcgccttctcccccctggaCGTTGGTTCTTGAAAGGCTAAATAGAGGTCATCCTGGCCGCGTCTGCTACCGCTTCTGCTGCCACTTCTGCTACGGTTGCCGTTTTCCGGGATGGAgtcccctcggggggggtcGACCTCTCCTGCCAATTTTCCACCTTCATACATTTCgtcgcaaaatggaaagcggTATTTGTCGTCATCACTACCATGACGGTGCTCGCCCCCGCTGAAGTAGTCAACGCGGGCAGATCCCCCCGAATTGGACAAATCTGCTTCACTGTGCGCCTCCCCGATGTCACCTACACCGCTCAGTGGAATACATTTCCCCCTTAAACTGGTGTACCTGCTCTTTCCAAAGTAGACGTTATGCGCTCCATTTTTAGAACCTTCTTCTAGGGATACATAGGAATAGCCCTCACTGGagccttctccttttctggCGTTCTGGTGATCCTGTTCCCCCCCAAGAACCCTTTTAGACGTCACATCTGGACTGACaccatttttcaaattcgcGTCTGCCATATTTGCATGCATCTCCCTGCACTTGTcgctaaaaaaatattctcctTTTTGGTCATACTCTACTTTTTCACCGGAACGGTGCTTTCCGCACATTTCAAGTTTCTCTACATCTCCTTCGActtcgcaaaaatgaaagccTTTCTTGGACAGCTTGAACATCCGCAAAGGTCTCCCTTCTTGTACCTTTCCGTCGTTCCTTCTGCTACCATGCCCGCGATACCCCTCCCAATTTGACCCCAAATCAGCACTGCTACCACTTTCGTGCGTGTCACTTTTTGAGGACTCCACAGAGCTTACCTCACACCCTTGACATTTCCGTGCCTCCGTTTTGTTTCCTCGACTGTCCACATAACATACAAACTGCTCACTCCCTTTGGGTGGCGGcaatttgcccttttttttcttcccctccagaATCTCCCCTTCTAAAGAGTCTCCCTCGAATCTGCCACTgttcaatttattttcccatttttcacgatccccttttttcctttcacgGGTGAAGTTGTGTCCTTTCCCCGTTTCGAAAGAATCCATAGAACGTTTCTTCAgttttgatttatttttccttaatcGCTTTTTCTTGGGTTCCCCCTTGTACACTGTCTTCCTCCTCGAGTGCTCTCTAAacattctccttttttctatCCCATTACTCGAATCGGACGTTGCTCTTTCGTGCGCTATTTTTTCACCACTCTTTTGATTTCTACCGAACCGCTTTATGGGCGAGAGAATTGTTGAACCTTTACAAATACGCTTCCTACTCATTTTGGAGTCCTTAAGATCGCTACTTAAGGACGTGTTTGTTTCGCTGGTGTCTACTTCTGGTTCGTCTTGTGGaaggttccccttttttccctcttcattTAGACTCGAATGACCTAATCTGCTAGCGCCACCAATTTGAAGGCTCACATGGCTCCTCCTCTCATCGCAGGGAAGAGCATCTCTTCCTAAGCGGTCATGGTTTTTATTTACGTTTacctttcttccttccttttttttcctatcaactttgccatttttaggAACGCCTCTTCTATCGATCATTTCTCGTAAGTCCTCACCCCCGTTGGGTAAAGTCAGCGAAAGACCAGAATGGAACTTTGGCACATTAGCACATTTTTTGCTACACCATATTTTCGAACCACATTTTGTAAGgtctcccccatttgtgcatttcGATTTATCACCATCAGTGGGCTGGAAAGATGCAGCTGcttcaattttgtcattCGCTAAATCTTTGCAACTTTCAAGTCCTTTGTTTCCCCTCGTCGCTTCTTTCGTACCTTCATTACGTTTGTTACTCCCTTTATGGGTACTctttctttctcctccttctgaATCGCCTTCTATGTCTCCACAACTTGGCAGGAAAGATGTAAATTGCTTATCTTGAGTTGCAGTGAGCTTCTCTTCCAATTTTCTAAACGCGTTCTCTAAAATTTcgttcttcttttttatcattccATTTGAAAGGACAAACTGTGGAGTGACCCTTCCATGAGTATTACTTTTAGAGACACCGCTTCtttgcatacattttttatcactGGTAAGGAGGAGGTGTTTAGTCTTTCCCTCTGATCTATGGTTAGGTTGCTCTGCATTGCCTCTCCAACCTGGTGCGACATGTTTTGCTCCCACAGGGGAGTTATCCAACACGGTTTTCTCGAAACCTGCTTGGAAAAATTGTACACAAGTacgtaaataattttacaaataatgGATAAAAAAGGCAGCATATTAAATGAGCGGcgaatacatttttaagtaattACTTGGAGATGCACCCCTTGGAGCGTTTTCACATCTACTGAGATCTTGGCTTAGTCCAAAAtcctgcaaaaaaaaagatccaCGTTTTGAGAACTTTGTATCTTTCTGCATGCATGTGTCTATCCTCACGGTGACTCCTTAACGTGTGGAATTGCCTATTGAAGCACCCGTTGGGAGAATCTCATCATGTTCAAGTGATACCGCAGATATACATGCACTGGAGCAATACGTACATAGAATGCAGCACAACGGATTATTCCCTCCCAGTTGCTACGCACCCCGTGCTGGCACTTCTGCCCAGCTAACGTACCTCACATGGATATACGGATTGTCCACAATTGCAGccctcataaaaatgttccaATTTTAGTACATTGTAATAGTCGAGTAGGTCATTAAAGAACTTCCTCTTAACACTCTCGTTGAAGAGTCTGATCTCTTCGTCGTTCCTAAATCCCGGGGAACACTCAACATGCTCTTCTCCATCAAAATTTTCTGAGTCGTAATTCGCCTTGGCGGAAAAGGCACACCTATTATGTCGTTCCCTTTCGAGATaactttcaaaattttgtatcTCGTTTGATGCTCCGCTAAGGTCTATTTCTTGCGACTTTtctgttttcccccttcccgaGCGCAAGTTTCTAAGCGTTAAATCAAAGACATCGTCAACgtacttcttccttttgtcGTGGACGAcctacaaataaaaatgcgaGTGGGCGTGTCACCGCTTTGGGAGAGGggtaggcaaaaaaaagtgctttGAAAAGTTGCTCACCTTTGTCTTTCCGCTCTGCAGTATTCCTACGTGAAAAAGTGAAAGGTGCAAATAGAATGCGTTACTCGAAGGCGCCAATGTGGCGTGTTACCCAAATGTGCAAATAAAACGCTTAAATGAATTTGCTTTAAAAGGTTCGCTGTACTTCTCAAGTTTTCAATTAGGAAGGGCGAGTCTTCACtgcaaagaagaaaaaaaaaagagaataatTTTAAGGGAACAAATAAACAATCGTGGCATTAATACGTCAAAAAGGTTTGCACTCTTCGTTCCCCTGCTGAGTAgttaatttcccccttttttgccgccGCGCTTACTCAGAAATCATGGTTAGGCTGCTTGTAGACGCGATTACGAGAACTGTTCTGGGTGATCGCTTTTCCGAAGGAGAAGGTGTGAGTAAATCGTCTTTTAAGTTAAGTGCAaagatgaaaatgaaaatgaaaatggcaagaaaaaatataaagtaacataaatttaaaaaaaaaggaaaataacatCCTACTGCGCAGCAAAACAACAAAATAGCTagttgctaaaaaaaaaaaaaaaaaaacacacacacacacaactTAAGTGTgccgcgaaaaaaaaaaattctgaacgTTCAGAAAGTATTGATAACACTGTTcgacattttggctagctggaaaaaaaaaaaaaaatcctcaaaCAGTTTTATCCATTTCGAACTTTCGCCAATTACCGCGTCGGCGGTGGGTATTACTATCCATTTCGCTTTCCTAACTGCTTACGAGGACAAACGGAGGGGATAGCAGGACTATTTCACTGCATGTGCGGAAATACGCCCTCCATAGTTTTCGCTTTATGTGTCTGTTGGAGCGGGTTTCCACTTGGCATACCACCCTTTGTTGCTTCCCATCGTTGTCGTTTTTACCGCGTGGCTACCGCGTTGATTAAAGAGATGCTATTCGCCAAATGACACATCGGCCAATTTACACAGCGCCGCAACGCTCTACGCGCCTTTCTTTAAGGGTCacgcgaaaataaaaatgtttccaTCACCGCTGTTTGGGCAAACTTGGTGACATGCACAAATGGTactaaaaaagggaaagccaagtacgtaaaaaaaaggaaaaaaaaaaagaaaagaaaaaaaggaaaacaaaatctTAACTACACAACTGCTAAACAGAAGCAAACTGAACTGTGCGCAGTACGCCCAGACTGGAGGGACACAAATAAACGCACGGGGAAGGACCCCCAAATAAGCCGCTCCGCCATTTTCACTCAAGATCGTACTTAACCATCCTGATCAGTTCCGGAACGCCGCTCTTAAACGGCTCGGACATGAgcatacatttaaaaatggtgtGAACTCGAGAAatacaaattataattacGTATGCCATTTTTCTATAAGCAATGCAGGTGAGATAGTTGGATAAAATTCTCCCCACATAGTACAACAGACGCacgttaatttttattttctcataCAATTCTATCATTAAATATTCGTCACTCTCTGCTATAACGTCAGCAAAAATGGACAGGACGCCATGTAACTTCTTCACATAATGGTTACAGCTAAGGAAGAATTTTAACTTATGGTAAGTGTTGTAGTTGCTGTTCATGTACCTCTTCAGGAACGTGTATTCGTTAAACAAATtgattaacatatttttgaaGCTCTTTTTGTATTGGACGATGTAACTCTTTATTTCGATACACTTCGATAGGATAGCCTTAGTTGTCTCTTCGCTAATTCCgtgtttttttgttaccttccttttggccttttttgtgcccgcTGGGGGATTACAAAATGATTCGTTTGGATCTTCTTTAATGTTAAGCTCTTCCCATCGGTTATTTTGTAAAGGCAAATTTTGCATCTTACCGTTTGTCGTAACCTTTGATCGGCATTTTTCTACGAATGCCCCACAGGGTCCGGTGCGAGACGTTTTTTGATTCACGGGGGTATAGGTGAATGCCTCCGGAGGGCTGATTTGCTCTCGTGCTATGATTTTCCAGCTTACTCTGCCTATTTGATGCGTTCCCGTCGGTCTATAGAAGAGGCTAAACACGTTTGGAAGGCCAGTTGGAAGACCAGCTGGATGATCAGTTGGATGGTCAGTCGGTTGATCAGTTGGAAGACCAGTTGGATTGTCAGTTGGTTGGTCAGTTGGATGGTCAGTTGGAAGACCAGTTGGATTGTCAGTTGGTTGGTCAGTTGGATGGTCAGTTGGATGCTCGCTTGGATGCTCGCTGGGATGCTCGCTGGGATGCTCGCTGGGATGCTCGCTTAAATGCTCACCCTGCTTCGCCATCTTCTCCCTCACAAGTGTTCCTTCGCCCGCGAGCCCATCGTACTTATGAATAAACCTGTGCAGCAGCACCCACTTTCCTATTTCTTTCCGCACAATAAGGTCCATCTGGCTTTTTCCACTTATCATGGAATGTTCCCCATTTCGCAGGTCGTTCGGCAGTCCCGCATCGCGCATCTTACTCTCCCTGGTTATCCCTTTGCAACTTCTGCTTCCCTACTGGTGGGGGTAGTCTCTCCCTATGGTGTTCCTTCGGCCCTATTTCCTTCActtggtgattttttttttttcttttggttTTCCTTTATTATGCTTCTCCACAACGttgggcatttttttctcatactTTCCACTCTtcagatttatttttaaaaatttcctgagaaagtaaaaaataaatcttcttttctccttcgcAGGAACGAGGGTAAACTGTGCCATGCTCCTGGGTTGACTCTTCGCAGTGTCGTTTCTTCACCAGTCTTCACATATAATGTTAATGTTGTATGTTATATTTTGGGCTGGCTAAAAAAACGGACGGCAAGAAACCGCTGAAGTGGTTGAGATGAATGTAAAATGGGGGCCTCAAAATGGGGCTTCAAATGGGTCGACGTTTTGAAAGCGGCGCGGAAATTTCCCAGCTGCATGCGGGTTAAAgcgggagaaaaaaaaaaaaaaaaaagcacaaaaaaatgggaaaaaaatacgcaaaatAATGGGCAAAATGCCGCGCAAAATGCTACCCCAAAACAGCCTTTAACAGAGCGCCGCAGCCCGCGAAGGCGTTGCAAAAAGGCCAGCGTTCCATACGCTTGCCCGTGCTGCTCTCATGGCAACCCCGCTGCATCCGCTTGAAGGGACAGCGTGAGAAGGTTAACCTAACGTGTGGATTACCTCCCCTGATGTGCACGTAATATTGTGGGCGCGTCACCCCTCCCCCGTGAGTGCAGTGATATGCGGAAACACGACTTTTCTCGCATCTGATAGGCGAAATGCGTCCAATAGAGGGGCACACCTGTTGAATGTTATTTCCCGCCTATTGGCTCCCCCCACTGGGTTCTTTTGCCCATTCGTTGCATTCTCAGATTAATTCCCATTCGAAAAGAACGTCATGTTTACCTTCTCTTCGTTTAAAAAGGTTAAGCTGGGTTCGCACAGGATGTGGCCCCCCACGGGGGCAGGTCTGCCTCCGCAATTAATTTATACCCATGTGCAGCCTACCATGTTAGGGAAATTCCAAACATTCGTGCaccctctcttttttttttttccttccttttagCTGCTCGTCGGAGTGAGCGCCGCCAACGGAGGGGTAATCGCGGGCTGCTTTTACATCTACAAAAAGAACAGACCCGCAAACGACGACACGTTAGAAGAACCCAGCGAAAGCTTCAGAATGAAAACCTTCGATGAGCTAGCGAAAAGTTAcgacgaaaaaaatgacttcaTAGAAAAAGTCACCTCCATAAACAAATACAAAAAGAGGAACTTTCGAAAAGTGAAAGGAGTAGTCCTAGAAATAGGGGCAGGGTCAGGAAGgaatttctcatttttaaaaaaagtagacATCTTAGTATGCGtggaaaaaagtgaaaaaatgtgcgaagaaatgaaaaaaaaattggaaaaaataaaaccatcATATCCTGTATACATCATAAATGaagacataaaaaatggcctCTTTCGTCCCAACGTTTTCGATTCTGTCATTTCGTCTTTCACCTTATGTTCGTTGGAGCATGTGGACCACAGCTTAGAGAACGTCCACCAAGCGTTGAAACCTGATGGCCGGTTTTACTTAATCGAGAGAGGCATcatttataacaaaatgattcgatacattttgaagaaactAAATTTATATCCGAATAAAAGAATTCCCTGGGAATTTGGCTATTATGAAAATAGGTGCCCCTTgcagattttaaaaaaaaacaatttccACGTCATCTTTAAGTTAGTAAAAAATGCCGGCAGCATTTACATACTTACAGCTAAGAAGCAGGGGGGCTCTTCTCCCCATGCTAAGAATGATGCGTTCCTCCCGCATGCCAACGGGGGAAATGCAATTCAAAAGAGCGGTCATCTGCAAAGCGAAGTTAACGACAAAAGTGAGGTGGACCAAACGAGGGGTACGGGGACCCCCATCGATATTAAAGATATATTATGCCATCGAGGGGGAGCCCCGATTTATTACGCATACAGAAATGGGTGAGAAGTGGCACTCCGCATGGGCGTATCGACGTGTGAATGGGGGGGGAGTgcggcgaaaaggaaaaaaaaaaaaaatgcacacgttTGTCCACGCAAACGCTTCTCCACGCACACCCCTGACTAACTGCTTCGCTCAACTTAGCCAATGCGAGCAACTCGCAGGATTCAAAGAGGTTCCATTTTCGCTTTAGGGGcgaacaaaaatgggaggagGCTAAAACGCAGGCCTTGCGTATGCGCGTATACAAATGCCACGTCATCTCTCGAACGATCTGCTAATAAACGCGTCATCACATTCACAGTGGCCGCAATTCGTTACAGCAGCTTCAGCTGCCCCGTTATCTTGTTAACAACTTCGTCGGGCactgcaaaaagaaaaaaaaaaaaaaaaaagtggaagccGTCTTGGAAGCGGAACGGGCAGGATAAAAGGAACACCCGTCACGCGCTTGAGCGGAAGAAAGACCCGTTTATTTCACTTCATTCATTCGTTTCATtcgtttcctcctttttgaatACCCGGCTCGATGGCGATGACCGTTTCCGTGTTGGGCTCGATTTGCGTCCGGCCCTGAGGCGGGGGGGGAACGAGGAGGAGGCAGAGATGGGCGGGGTGCACTCACGACACGTCAAACACACTCGCGTGGGAGCACAATATGCTGCACGCTTCTCTCTTACCGCGTCGATTATTATGGACGTTATGaggttttccattttggcctTCCTTTCAATTTCGTACATCTCGTCCAAGCTCTGAAAGGTGGGGTGGATTAGAAAGTGTAAGCACAGGGGGGGTAAGACGCTAAACAAATGGCCTTTTAGGAGAGCCACCTGGAGGAGCCACTCTTCCCCCCGCGGCTTACCGATATCTTCAGGACAATCTTTTTCTGCCCGGTCTTTTTCCAAAGGTCAAAGTAGGTGAGGGTGCCTTTCCCACTTTCGCTCGCCTTCAGTCTGCTATTTctcttcataattttctcGTAAACAGATAGGCAGGCGTGGCAGCACTGGGAGCAGATCTTCCccttgttcattttgatgTCTATTTGtagaggggggagggggcggcaaaatgggcatGCGGATGAGGAGCGTGGGCATGAGAAGCGTTGGCATGTGCAGAGTGGGCATATGCAGAGTGGGCATACGCAGAGTGGGagctgcgcagggggggccTGCTCCGCTCCCGCCGCCCCGGAGGCACGAAGAAACCTACCCGTCCTGACGCAGAAAACCATCTTGCAGTCACTCGTGCACATCGCGTCAAAGTTCGCGCACGCCTCCCTTATCCGCACGACATTCTGCTTCATCTGATTCATGTACTTGTAGAGAAGGCCAATTACAAATCCACACAAAAAGGTAAAGAGCAAAACGAAGACATCGTACCCCTCATTTTTGATGCTGCCCAAGTGACTGACGTTGCTGCCTGGGTTATTCATATGTTTGGAGTTCTTGCAGAAGGGTAGGAGAGAGAACGATCGGTGGTGGTGGAGGCCCTACTTACACTAACGCACACAGCATGCGGTTCGCAGTGGGCGATGCTGCTTTAAGGGTTAAGTGACTTAACTATATACCTGTATAACTTCGTAGCGATTGTTAGAGGGTGCATTCACGCGCGGAAAAGCTGCTTCTTCAGTGGAGGGGGGGCGATAATATACGCGTCAGGGTAGGCAGGCACATAGGCATACATAATCGTAGGGgtgaatttattttccttcttttggCCCTCCTGAGATGGACCCAtctggggaaaaaagaaaaatgtttttcctcCAAGTGCAGGACGAGTGAAGCGgttgtgcccccccccggcAAGGGTAACCGCTCTGCGAGTTGCTCAAGCGTTTGTGGCCGCTAAGCCGCTTAACAGATTAACCGCTAGctggcttcccccttttgagcGGTTACCTTTCGACGGCGGCCCTGCTGGCAAAACGGGAGCCCCTTTTTCCTTCGGTACCACAAATCAGCGGCGATCAGAAATCCCCTTCGCGTGGGCATCCGTACAGACGAACAATATGCCCACGTAAGCGCATTAGCGGCATCTGTTGTATACTGCATGCACGCGGTGACTGTATATGCGTAGCGCCGAAGCCTTGGGCGAAAGGGTTGGCCAGGACACTCCCCgggtggaacaaaaaaactgGCAGGTCTCtcaaaaatgatttatttttacgaatCGGTTTGGGGTGGAGAGAAAATTTTCAATTCAGCGTAGATGCCTCACGCGATATGTGAAGATGAAAATGCCCGCCTGTCGTGCGCATGCGCCGACAGTTAGTCTGCGTTACGAGCACTGAGAGATGGGCCGCTGCCGCGGGGGGCGAAGCTGACATGAAAGATATGCGCGCGATTGGGAGTAGCCCACGCCGCGCCGCgtcattttatttcctttttccagcctcgcaaaaattgccaaaaatACCAAAATGGTTAACCGCTAATCGGTTAatctgttattttttttaaatttgcctatttttttaattttttcaatttttccactttttctaatttttccaattttgttaatctcCTCCAATTTGCCCTTTTTACGGAGAGAAAAAAGCGCGTCCCCTCGCCCGACCTGCGCAGCGGCCGCCTACAAAAGGAAGCGAGCCCATCTGTGCTCCCCGTACAATCGCGCGAGGGGCAGATACCCACGTAGAAGTACCTATTTATATGTTCGTCCCCACGTAAATACATAGCTGCGTATATTCCCCCCGCGTGGTATAGCCGCCCGTCAaagctgcttccccccccccgtacGACCTAAAACATGGAAAGTGCCTGCGAAAGGGGGCTCCGTTTGTAGACCAGAAAAGGGGATCGAGAGGAATGggtgaagagaaaaagagaCGGAAGGGGCCTCTCGCTGAAGATGCAAAGTAGATATATTCGCGAaggtatatgcatatacgtgCCTGCGTATGAGTATACGTATGCGTATGCGCGTGCTGGTAGGCCTGTCGCACGGGACCCACGGCGCGCCGAGCACCTTGAACCCCCAAAGCATGAAAACCGCCACCCCGCGTAGGCACCCATTTTGCCAGCACCCACTCAGTACCCGataaacggaaaaaaatgatttcgGAGAAGAGGAAACACGGCAAGAAGGACAGGGTCCACCGGAAGGGAAACCTGGGggaaggggaggaggaggcccGGGCAACCCTCCACAACGGGGAGGATAAGGAGGACAAGAAGGAGCATAAAAGGGAacacaaaagggaacacaAAAGGGAGCACAAAAGGGAGCACAATAACGAGCATAATAACGAGCATATCGACCATATCGACCATGGCGATCATCTTGGCAACGACGACGACTGCGATGGACACGCCCTCTCGCCCCTAATCGAGGCACTCAACTTCTTCGAAGACAACGAGGTTAGCGAAAATGGTGAGaaggaaagtaaaaataaaaagaagaagaagaagaaaaagaaaaacagagaGGACGCccaggaggagggggaacccccccgcgcagacgTAAACAGCCCCAGTTATGAGATGCAGGAGTGGGGCGAAGTCAAGAGGGAGGAGCACCAACTGGGTAGCCACGatgagcaggaggaggagaggaggaggcgaaaggaggaaaggagaagactcaaggaggagaagaaaaggcacaaggaggagaagaagaggctCAAGGAGGAGGCGACAAAGCAACCGCTTCTAGCGAAGCAGCCGCCCCTCgcgagaaagaaaaaaagtgtcCGCTTCGAACACGAGGAAGTCGCGAACGAAGAAATCCTCAACTACTTCCTCCAGTCGTACAGAGACAAAATAAGCATAGAGCACGACGAGCTGTGCCAAGTAATGACCGGCAAGAAATTC belongs to Plasmodium vivax chromosome 3, whole genome shotgun sequence and includes:
- a CDS encoding hypothetical protein, conserved (encoded by transcript PVX_000890A), which translates into the protein MFTFSSFKKLLVGVSAANGGVIAGCFYIYKKNRPANDDTLEEPSESFRMKTFDELAKSYDEKNDFIEKVTSINKYKKRNFRKVKGVVLEIGAGSGRNFSFLKKVDILVCVEKSEKMCEEMKKKLEKIKPSYPVYIINEDIKNGLFRPNVFDSVISSFTLCSLEHVDHSLENVHQALKPDGRFYLIERGIIYNKMIRYILKKLNLYPNKRIPWEFGYYENRCPLQILKKNNFHVIFKLVKNAGSIYILTAKKQGGSSPHAKNDAFLPHANGGNAIQKSGHLQSEVNDKSEVDQTRGTGTPIDIKDILCHRGGAPIYYAYRNG
- a CDS encoding hypothetical protein, conserved (encoded by transcript PVX_000895A), whose amino-acid sequence is MRDAGLPNDLRNGEHSMISGKSQMDLIVRKEIGKWVLLHRFIHKYDGLAGEGTLVREKMAKQGEHLSEHPSEHPSEHPSEHPSEHPTDHPTDQPTDNPTGLPTDHPTDQPTDNPTGLPTDQPTDHPTDHPAGLPTGLPNVFSLFYRPTGTHQIGRVSWKIIAREQISPPEAFTYTPVNQKTSRTGPCGAFVEKCRSKVTTNGKMQNLPLQNNRWEELNIKEDPNESFCNPPAGTKKAKRKVTKKHGISEETTKAILSKCIEIKSYIVQYKKSFKNMLINLFNEYTFLKRYMNSNYNTYHKLKFFLSCNHYVKKLHGVLSIFADVIAESDEYLMIELYEKIKINVRLLYYVGRILSNYLTCIAYRKMAYVIIICISRVHTIFKCMLMSEPFKSGVPELIRMVKYDLE
- a CDS encoding hypothetical protein, conserved (encoded by transcript PVX_000880A) gives rise to the protein MISEKRKHGKKDRVHRKGNLGEGEEEARATLHNGEDKEDKKEHKREHKREHKREHKREHNNEHNNEHIDHIDHGDHLGNDDDCDGHALSPLIEALNFFEDNEVSENGEKESKNKKKKKKKKKNREDAQEEGEPPRADVNSPSYEMQEWGEVKREEHQLGSHDEQEEERRRRKEERRRLKEEKKRHKEEKKRLKEEATKQPLLAKQPPLARKKKSVRFEHEEVANEEILNYFLQSYRDKISIEHDELCQVMTGKKFFDIERLAKNATEITHQSLMLKNIQKEQNNYCKQCGYIYNYDDYMYMYMKRFNLSKWRETSNCLSGRNPYGPFSGGMESSQFDNENCIRCIYCGAIIDTIEMYDHWNGKESYIELNSYREKFIFDKNKKSYWKNKITSLEKNVSLFKEDQNQAYNITYEKCTDCGNDFLHFINIQTRSADEGSTIIYFCPNCKKQTTVNN
- a CDS encoding peptidyl-tRNA hydrolase, putative (encoded by transcript PVX_000885A); protein product: MNNPGSNVSHLGSIKNEGYDVFVLLFTFLCGFVIGLLYKYMNQMKQNVVRIREACANFDAMCTSDCKMVFCVRTDIKMNKGKICSQCCHACLSVYEKIMKRNSRLKASESGKGTLTYFDLWKKTGQKKIVLKISSLDEMYEIERKAKMENLITSIIIDAGRTQIEPNTETVIAIEPVPDEVVNKITGQLKLL